In Buchnera aphidicola (Macrosiphum gaurae), the following proteins share a genomic window:
- the dnaJ gene encoding molecular chaperone DnaJ codes for MAKKDYYQVLGISKSAEEREIKKAYKRLAMKYHPDRNQGDKTAEGKFKEIKEAYEILINEEKRNAYDQYGHAAFENGQSNNTYSSTFTSSADFGDIFGDVFGDIFGGNRTQRSKKGSDLCYNIEILLEEAVKGTKKEIQIPTLQKCHTCYGTGARTGTKPRACATCHGKGQIHIRKGFFTVQQSCPTCHGKGSVITDPCNLCRGQGRIEKYKTLSVKIPPGVDTNDRIRLNNEGEAGANGAQSGDLYVQITVKKHPIFEREENNLYCEVPINFTMAALGGEIEVPTLDGRVKLKIPHETQSGKLFRIRGRGVKSIQNRHQGDLLCRVVVETPVNLNDKQKNLLHELGNSFNGFRGEKNSPRSKRFFDGVKRFFDDLTR; via the coding sequence ATGGCAAAAAAAGACTATTATCAAGTTTTAGGGATTTCAAAATCAGCTGAAGAACGTGAAATTAAAAAAGCGTACAAACGATTAGCAATGAAGTATCATCCTGATCGAAATCAAGGAGATAAAACTGCTGAGGGAAAATTTAAAGAAATAAAAGAAGCTTACGAAATTTTAATCAATGAAGAAAAACGAAATGCATATGATCAATATGGACATGCAGCATTTGAAAATGGTCAATCTAATAATACATACAGTAGCACTTTCACCAGTTCTGCAGATTTTGGAGACATTTTTGGTGACGTATTTGGAGATATTTTTGGAGGTAATAGAACTCAAAGATCCAAAAAAGGATCAGATTTATGCTACAATATAGAAATTTTATTAGAAGAAGCAGTAAAAGGAACAAAAAAAGAAATTCAAATTCCAACTCTTCAGAAATGTCACACATGTTATGGAACTGGTGCAAGAACTGGAACTAAACCTCGCGCATGTGCTACCTGCCATGGTAAAGGTCAAATACATATTAGAAAAGGATTTTTTACTGTACAACAATCATGTCCTACATGTCACGGAAAAGGTTCAGTAATTACTGATCCCTGTAATTTATGCCGTGGACAAGGACGAATTGAAAAATATAAAACATTGTCAGTAAAAATTCCACCAGGTGTTGATACTAATGATCGAATTCGTTTGAATAATGAAGGAGAAGCCGGTGCTAATGGTGCACAATCAGGCGATCTTTATGTACAAATTACAGTTAAAAAACATCCTATTTTTGAACGAGAAGAAAATAATTTATATTGTGAAGTACCAATAAATTTTACAATGGCTGCATTAGGTGGAGAAATAGAGGTTCCTACACTAGATGGTAGAGTTAAACTAAAAATACCTCATGAAACACAATCAGGAAAACTTTTTCGTATTCGTGGAAGAGGAGTAAAATCTATACAAAATAGACATCAAGGTGATTTATTATGTCGTGTTGTCGTAGAAACACCTGTTAATCTTAATGACAAACAAAAAAATCTTTTACATGAATTAGGAAATAGTTTTAATGGTTTTCGAGGTGAAAAAAACAGTCCTCGTTCAAAAAGATTTTTTGATGGAGTGAAAAGATTTTTTGATGACTTGACAAGGTAG